The nucleotide window aaaactttgtatatatCAGTCATGCCGAAATCCTATATCAAAGGGGAgggaaattttatttatatgtggtaactttcactgGGGCccaagataccatttttaattattataattaaaagagttcagttatacaatctgtttcgtttcggtagatttcgtttcgtttcgcactttacaggtacccgtctGACATGACCTCTCTTCATGCTTAAAGAAAACAAGCCCTTACTGAATTAGAAATCGTTTAGACcgtattttcattaattataaaGGCTGCATTGGTTTCGAGCCAGTTGATTAGTTTTGTTTTCATGATATGAACTTTCATTCTCATGTACAGCATATGACACGGACTTGCTGCAGAAGGTTAGCACTGGGCTTTAAAAAATGCAGATAAAATGCAAGCAATTAGACAGGAAAAATCTTATTGTCCAGGAAATTCAATATCATCTGGAGGTTTTGACTAAAACCCATACGATCAAATCAAAGGCAGGGTCtcttttttacaattttctttccttttaaagaaattaatattGTACAGTTCTAGgatattttttgtagaatttCATCAGGAAGACAGCACAGTGTTGAAATAAATCACCAGGGCAATGGTGACGTTGATATTTAACCCATAGAATTAGGTTAAAACCCAGCCAGTGCTAACTGATCGTGATGAACACAAGAAGTGATAGGAAATACCATAAGTaaatcagggccgtaaattacatggaggcggaggaggcatctgcctcctccaacttttgaaccaaaaaaaattaaaatttaaagttcattagaatttatgttgtttcaaataactaagaacatgatacctcccttaaaaagcattccaaatctttcttttagaatgagttagtcaagtaacatcttagaaggccctagaatcaagtattttgcacgaaacgtgttcagtgtgcacaaaatgtgctcagcgtctgggggcctgggcggcccccagacccccgcctaatttcctgcctcctccaaattgaaggttaactTACGGCCCTGTAAATGCGATGTAActtttattaaaacatttttaaaatgcttaTATTACGTAACTTTATTACTTATAATCGTGGCGCGGTGCAGATTAGTCTGCTGTGCTCATATTTCACGATCTTTTTTACAAGGGCACAGTCGCGATATCAATTTCACGTTATAGGAAAATCTACTGTAAAATATAGATTACAAAAACATggaaatattaatatacatgtattattcacTGTGGGTTTAATGTCACAGGAAAATGATCAATGTTGAACATAGTGAAATTAAAGCTCCCGTGTTAATTTCCCAATCTGTAGTACTACATGCACAAACACCTTTCCGAATTACTGATGTAACGAATAACAAAGTAAtcaatagaaaagaaaactctTACGTGTATGTCGAAAACGTGCTCCACAAATGGTAGGCATTTTCTTCTATTGATAAGGTTGCAACAAATCTATAACAAGAAATAAATATCAGGGAATCAAAACAAGGTAGCACACTGAAGCACGTGTCTTTTATGAAGAATTTCTGAAAATCTGGATAAAAGAGAACTGCATTTCGGCATATCCTTGTTTATCATGGTACATGTAGGTGTACAAACCCTCAACCATTCATAACTTGATAGTCTTCATTTGTGATATGTATACCTTTCCAATGTCGTGTTCAGTACCAGAACATACATATTCAACATGCTGAATGTGAAAGCGTAGTAACAAGCTGTTTGGGTTCCTCATATGGTTTATATAAGATTTGTAACTCGTCTTATATTATAAGTAATACTTCTATTTCAGAGACTTATCGTAAGTTTTCCAATCAATGATGGCGGAGtggtaaaatatattttgataaacttccacatcaggttttttttttttttttttggtatacatttttatttaatttcaatcaaataccATATGTAAACTAGACATAATAGATAAAAATAACTAAAAGAAGTATTTAAAGtatagataaaaatttgatGAACAACTTTCAAAGCCAGGTTTGTGAAAACATCAGACCTGGAAATGAAAAAAAGGTGTAAACAGGTGAGACTGCGATGGAATGCAACACTGCAATACGCAAGTCTTGTGTGAGCTCTTCTGTGTTGGAGCAAGAATTACTAACATTTGGACGCTGATGTGGAACAGAGAAAGCAGTTAATAggaaaaataatgaataatacAAAAAACGGCTTCTgtttaaagatacatgtacatgtttaactgtagaaaattaaaaatatcatcgacataaatgttttactgtaaagaaaatttacaagattAACGCCGATTTTCGAATAAAAGCTTGATTATTGTATATACAGGCAAGTTAATGATGAGATTTTCTTTGCTCCTTGAATATTGGTTATAAAATTGTCTTCCTCATTTTGTGTTTCAACTAAttccatgtaaaatattaaactCGTACGAGAAACTGATTTTATATGATATGTTTACACATGTAGCGATATGCCACCCCACGTGCAAACAATTTCTTTTCGCTTAATGAGTTCGAGAACTCcataaagggaaataactcagatGCATCTCTAAACTTGCGTATTGCGTTATCGCTTTTCAAGTAAAGCATTATTTTAAAACCATAAGAACTTGTGTAGATCTATTCCTTCCGCAGTGGTATACTTATAAAATGAACATATTCGTCGTATACACGTGATGAATGAGGTATGCAATACAATGAGAGATACCTGAACAGCAGCAAGACAAGCGCGAGTTCGCAAACAAACAATTCGCTATATAAACACAGAATCGttccattttataaaaatatctCCGGACAACATTGCTGGTCCAATTTCAATTTTCTGAATTAAATACCATTTTCTCtcgaaaatatcaaattttatcACCTTTCCAAAacttaataataattttatgacGATTTGTTGTGGAAATACCGGTATAACGATTAAATCGCAATATTAATTTCCCTGCttgaaaactacatgtacctacaaATGAAACAGAATTAAACTATGTTGATTAAAACATGTTTCTGTAAATGTTTCTGaagtttttattaattattaCAATTAACCAATCCAGAAATGACTTTATGAGCTTTTTTGAATGGTGGATTTGTATTACATACTAGCATGTAAGAAATGGTTTGTTTACGAACTCGTTCTTGTCTTGCAACTGTGCATGTTTGGAACATCTTAGTtataaattacatttaatccCATATGGcctctatgtacatgtaaaatatgtaacttataTTACAATACGTCTGTGGCATAATAAATATATCGTCCAGCTTGAAAGACTCACAAGCATCAACAATTAAAGTTCAACAACTTAAACAAAACCCCTTCATGATTTCACAGGTGGTTTTGCCGGAGGGAGGTCGGCTTCGGAATAAGGGGGTGGGGGCTCCCCATAATACGGTCCTGGTTGTGTGTTCATTCCCCCATAGCCACTGGTGCCGGGTTGTGGGTACTGTGGCTCTTCAGAGGGTGGTGCGGAAGGCGTGGATCCATAAGGCGCAGAAGGTGCGGATCCATAAAACTGCTGCGGGGGCACCTGTCCGTGATATGGTTGCTGCTGCTGTTGATAGCCCGGATGATACCCTCCCTGCATTGGTTGTTGGACAGGGTACTCTGGTTGTGCTGTCATTGCCCTAGGATACCCATGCGCTTGTGGACGAGGTGGAGTTGTAACGACGGTTGATTGGTTAGTGGCAATCACGTGTCCGTTATCCATAACCGGATTATCAAGGTAATATTCGTCTGAAATTACAACGtatattcatatcattcatTTTAGTCTTGTACATTATGTTATTACTATAATATttctttgtctttttttttttttggtatgttATCACAAAGTACAGGGAAAATGCCAACTGTTTCCCATATCGACCCGCGAGTTGATATTGGAATATCGGGGTTAATACGGGATGTGATATTGGAATATCAGGGGTTAATACGGGATGTGATATTGGAATATCAGGGGTTAATACGGGATGTGATATTGGAATATCGGGGTTAATGTGGGATGTGATATTGGAATATCAGGGGTTAATACGGGATGTGATATTGGAATATCGGGGTTAATACGGAATGTGATATTGGAATATCGGGGTTAATACGGGAtgtgatattggaatattggGGGGTTAATACGGGATGTGATATTGGAATATCGGGGTTAATACGGGATGTGATATTGGAATATCGGGGTTAATACGGGATGTGATATTGGATTATCCGGGTTAATACGGGATGTGATATGGGAATATCGGGGTTAATACGGGATGTGATATGGGGAACGGTTGGGATTATTCTCTTCTTTTTATCCCAATGCCTCCTTTAAAACCAATGAATAAAATTATCAGGTTGAAATAGAaacaaagaaagaaattaaaCTATGCTAAAATTTCTGGAGTATTCAAAGTTCCTCACTTGACATTCCGATAAAAGATACGCCCCATACACAACTCCAGATCCACCCGAGCAGAAGAACCGGAAGGGTGAGAATTTGAAGTATACCAATCCAGAAACTTATGCAAAAGCTACTCAGCTTCTCGCAACACGTCATGTCTTCGCTGCGTGCACAACAGCACACTGTAAATCCCGCGATTATCGTTCCTGTAAAGGTACAAATCAaacagaatataaaaacatacaCATGGTCAAAATTATCTTCCTCGCTCACAGCAGGAacaaagttgaagataacgaacaatgatcaatctcataactccttcaataagaatacaaaattaagagttgggcgaacacggacccctggagacaccagatgtgggatcagatACTTAGAAGGAGAacgcatcccctatcgaccagtcacacccgccgtgagccttatatatTGATCAGATCAATGGTgcaatccgtagtaaaaatcagcaTGCAAAAACGGcataataattggtatgaaacacatcagacagtatttgacccaatggcgGGTTTTATCTGTgaattaaatcgttataacgaccatagaaattttgaaattctgaCTTTGAGcgagacagttgaaacccctgtaatatcaacttatttttcGACTCAACAGCCCgcctagatttaaaaactga belongs to Ostrea edulis chromosome 7, xbOstEdul1.1, whole genome shotgun sequence and includes:
- the LOC130048393 gene encoding abl interactor homolog, whose translation is MGRGEVSARGKQGRIAVPAMPRPMAILCCVLNFLVPGLGTIIAGFTVCCCARSEDMTCCEKLSSFCISFWIGILQILTLPVLLLGWIWSCVWGVSFIGMSNEYYLDNPVMDNGHVIATNQSTVVTTPPRPQAHGYPRAMTAQPEYPVQQPMQGGYHPGYQQQQQPYHGQVPPQQFYGSAPSAPYGSTPSAPPSEEPQYPQPGTSGYGGMNTQPGPYYGEPPPPYSEADLPPAKPPVKS